The Nocardia arthritidis genome has a window encoding:
- a CDS encoding Rv3235 family protein yields the protein MSEQVPALRLAPLSEPPAVEYRVAPRYPARAAAVRQCHGRPSGSRREPAAAPETDADDTADAAMKSFVDQALRLVLEVLDHRRPVRHLALVAEVSVVSAIQTLVRMELVPGRQLGIAILYRAGLQLITPTAAEISASYDRGERHFALAARMERTRPTGNWRLTTVRIL from the coding sequence ATGTCCGAGCAGGTGCCCGCGCTGCGGTTGGCTCCGTTGAGCGAGCCGCCCGCGGTCGAATACCGGGTCGCGCCGCGGTATCCCGCCCGGGCCGCGGCGGTCCGGCAATGTCACGGGCGGCCTTCCGGTTCGCGGCGCGAGCCCGCCGCCGCGCCCGAGACCGATGCGGACGATACCGCCGACGCGGCGATGAAATCGTTCGTCGATCAGGCGCTGCGCCTGGTGCTCGAGGTGCTCGACCACCGCCGCCCGGTCCGTCATCTCGCCCTGGTCGCCGAAGTCTCCGTGGTGTCGGCCATCCAGACCCTGGTCCGCATGGAGTTGGTTCCCGGCCGTCAGCTCGGCATCGCGATCCTGTATCGGGCGGGCCTGCAGCTGATCACCCCGACCGCCGCCGAGATCAGCGCCTCCTACGACCGCGGCGAACGGCATTTCGCACTCGCGGCCCGAATGGAACGCACGCGACCCACCGGTAACTGGCGGTTGACCACGGTTCGCATCCTTTGA
- a CDS encoding cytochrome P450, which yields MGSLLSGLWTYRPKPPASNLLKERQHVVDLRDVPCAPGRLPVLGHGWKMWRDPVQFMVDLAGAGKIVRVDIANLVVYVITDIELLHSVLVENSDAYERGLLFKRIRLIFGESLIVTDGEQHKYLRRLLQPAFHRTQLESYVHTMKRNADALASSWQPGQIVEVRSAVFGVVIANLLESMFSHEPDAEEIQLISGLITDIGAGAIVGSLLPKKLESLPLPVNRKFTSAGMRLRDYCRELITARRASGDRRNDLIDILLDSVDEEHRSDEFLVEQAMTILFGGIDASTATLTWALYELSRHPEVASKLAKEISAAGDISPRNLDQLDYLNRFLNEVTRMHAALLQTRRSITTVELDGFTFPAGTNIGYSITAIHRNPNIFPEPNTFDPDRWPASGSGSKCRSLVPFSKGNQMCLGNNYAWIALQTTLYSLLSKWEFRPVATKKIRRAMGPIPVMEKLPLEVQPISV from the coding sequence GTGGGATCGCTGCTGTCCGGGTTGTGGACCTATCGCCCGAAGCCTCCGGCCTCGAACCTGCTGAAAGAAAGGCAACATGTAGTGGATCTTCGTGACGTCCCGTGTGCGCCCGGACGTTTGCCGGTTCTCGGACACGGTTGGAAAATGTGGCGTGATCCGGTTCAGTTCATGGTGGATCTGGCCGGCGCCGGGAAAATAGTACGCGTCGATATCGCCAATCTTGTTGTCTACGTCATTACCGATATCGAACTACTCCACAGCGTGTTGGTGGAGAACTCCGATGCCTACGAGCGAGGGCTCCTCTTCAAACGCATCCGTCTCATATTCGGAGAATCGCTGATCGTCACGGATGGTGAGCAACACAAGTATCTTCGTCGTCTGCTCCAACCAGCGTTCCATCGAACACAGCTGGAAAGCTATGTGCACACCATGAAGCGTAACGCGGATGCGTTGGCGAGTTCGTGGCAGCCAGGCCAGATTGTCGAGGTCCGTTCCGCGGTGTTCGGGGTGGTGATCGCCAACCTGCTCGAGTCGATGTTCTCCCACGAACCGGATGCCGAGGAGATACAACTCATCTCGGGTCTGATCACGGACATAGGCGCGGGCGCCATAGTGGGCAGTCTGCTGCCCAAGAAGCTGGAGAGCCTGCCATTGCCGGTGAACCGCAAATTCACGTCGGCTGGAATGCGACTGCGAGATTACTGCCGAGAACTGATCACCGCGCGCCGGGCCAGCGGTGACCGCCGGAACGACCTGATCGACATCCTGCTGGATTCGGTAGATGAGGAACACCGTAGTGACGAGTTCCTGGTAGAGCAGGCCATGACTATCCTCTTCGGCGGGATCGACGCCTCGACCGCCACGCTGACCTGGGCGCTGTACGAGTTGTCGCGGCATCCGGAGGTGGCTTCGAAACTGGCGAAAGAGATCTCCGCCGCAGGAGATATCAGCCCCCGAAACCTCGATCAACTCGATTACCTGAACCGGTTCCTGAACGAGGTCACGCGGATGCATGCGGCACTGCTGCAGACGAGACGTAGTATCACCACGGTCGAACTCGACGGATTCACATTTCCCGCGGGGACCAATATCGGCTACAGCATTACAGCTATTCACCGCAATCCGAACATTTTCCCCGAACCGAACACCTTCGACCCCGATCGGTGGCCGGCCTCGGGCTCCGGGTCGAAATGCAGGAGCCTGGTTCCGTTCAGCAAGGGTAATCAGATGTGTCTCGGTAACAATTATGCCTGGATCGCACTGCAAACAACTCTCTACAGTCTGCTGTCGAAGTGGGAGTTCCGGCCGGTCGCCACCAAGAAAATCCGGCGAGCCATGGGTCCGATCCCGGTGATGGAAAAGCTTCCGCTCGAGGTTCAACCGATCTCGGTGTAG
- a CDS encoding MarR family winged helix-turn-helix transcriptional regulator: MAAFARHGVHEGQQFILRRLWAEDGQTPGELARALELSTPTVTRAAIRMEAAGLLSRQPHPTDRRLVVLRLTERGAALERDIGMEMRRLDERALAGLDDAERAALMRALEQLRRNLAG, translated from the coding sequence ATGGCCGCCTTCGCCAGGCATGGAGTTCACGAGGGTCAGCAGTTCATCCTGCGCAGGCTGTGGGCCGAGGACGGGCAGACACCCGGCGAACTGGCGCGTGCACTCGAACTCTCGACGCCGACCGTCACCAGGGCGGCGATCCGGATGGAGGCCGCCGGGCTGCTCAGCAGGCAGCCGCACCCCACCGACCGGCGGCTGGTGGTGCTGCGGCTGACCGAGCGCGGCGCGGCGTTGGAACGCGATATCGGCATGGAGATGCGGCGGCTCGACGAGCGCGCGTTGGCGGGGTTGGACGACGCCGAACGCGCCGCGCTGATGCGGGCGCTGGAGCAACTGCGTCGCAATCTCGCGGGATAA
- a CDS encoding MFS transporter yields MRTISTDVPARLDRLPWSRWHWMVIVGLGSVWILDGLEVTVVGSVASRLSEPGSGVTITAAQVSGLAAALYVAGAGSGALFFGWLTDRFGRKRLFLVTLALYLAATALTALSFSMWWFVIFRFLTGFGIGGEYAAINSAIDELIPRAYRGRIDIVVNGTYWLGAAAGALLSIVALNTAYFPPNVGWRLTFALGAVFGLIILVVRRHIPESPRWMFIHGKEKQADRTVTEIEERVRADTCAEPADVSDKRIEIHQRHTIGFGEIAAVVVRSYPRRTVLGFALFVGQAFLYNAITFNYALILSKAFHVPDDRVGYYFAVLCLGNFLGPLLLGRLFDTVGRKPMIAGSYIGSALLLLGTAWLFAGGQLSAGTLTACWTAVLFLASCGASAAYLTVSEIFPMETRAMAIAFFYAIGTVAGGVAGPLVFAKLAADGDPGRTALAFVIGALAMLLAGLVELAFGVRAEGRSLEDLARPLSAGSEPAQQAA; encoded by the coding sequence TTGCGAACGATTTCGACCGATGTGCCCGCGCGGCTGGATCGGCTGCCGTGGTCACGCTGGCACTGGATGGTGATCGTCGGCCTCGGATCGGTGTGGATACTGGACGGGCTGGAGGTCACGGTGGTCGGCAGCGTGGCGAGCCGGCTGTCGGAGCCGGGCAGCGGCGTAACCATCACCGCCGCACAGGTTTCCGGGCTGGCGGCGGCGCTCTACGTGGCGGGCGCCGGATCGGGTGCGCTGTTCTTCGGTTGGCTCACCGACAGATTCGGGCGCAAACGGCTGTTCCTGGTGACGCTGGCGCTCTACCTGGCCGCGACGGCGCTTACCGCGCTGTCGTTTTCGATGTGGTGGTTCGTGATCTTCCGCTTCCTCACCGGTTTCGGCATCGGTGGCGAGTACGCGGCCATCAATTCCGCCATCGACGAACTGATTCCGCGCGCGTACCGCGGGCGGATCGATATCGTCGTCAACGGCACCTACTGGCTCGGTGCCGCGGCCGGTGCGCTGCTGTCCATCGTCGCGTTGAACACCGCGTACTTCCCGCCGAATGTCGGCTGGCGCTTGACCTTCGCGCTCGGCGCCGTCTTCGGACTGATCATTCTGGTTGTGCGCAGGCATATTCCGGAAAGCCCGCGCTGGATGTTCATCCACGGCAAGGAGAAACAGGCCGATCGCACCGTTACCGAGATCGAGGAACGGGTGCGCGCCGACACCTGCGCCGAGCCGGCGGATGTCTCGGACAAGCGGATCGAGATCCACCAGCGCCACACCATCGGCTTCGGTGAGATCGCCGCCGTGGTGGTGCGCTCGTATCCCCGCCGCACCGTGCTCGGCTTCGCGCTGTTCGTCGGGCAGGCGTTCCTGTACAACGCGATCACCTTCAATTACGCGCTGATCCTGTCGAAGGCGTTCCACGTGCCCGACGACCGGGTCGGCTACTACTTCGCCGTGCTGTGCCTCGGCAATTTCCTCGGCCCGCTGCTGCTCGGCAGGCTGTTCGACACGGTCGGCCGCAAGCCGATGATCGCCGGTTCCTATATCGGTTCGGCGCTGCTATTGCTCGGTACCGCATGGCTTTTCGCGGGCGGGCAGCTCTCCGCGGGCACACTCACCGCGTGCTGGACCGCCGTGCTCTTCCTCGCGTCCTGCGGAGCGAGCGCCGCGTATCTCACGGTCAGCGAGATCTTCCCGATGGAGACGCGGGCGATGGCGATCGCGTTCTTCTACGCGATCGGCACCGTCGCGGGCGGTGTCGCGGGACCGCTGGTCTTCGCCAAGCTGGCCGCGGACGGCGATCCGGGACGCACCGCGCTGGCCTTCGTCATCGGCGCGCTGGCCATGCTGCTGGCCGGGCTGGTCGAACTCGCCTTCGGCGTTCGCGCGGAAGGACGTTCACTGGAAGATCTGGCCCGCCCGCTCAGCGCCGGGAGCGAACCCGCGCAGCAGGCGGCCTGA
- a CDS encoding SDR family oxidoreductase, producing MSGKIVLITGTSSGIGLATAVAAAQRGWRVIATMRDTGKAGALRDAAAQAGVSVEVQALDVTDPASIATCLSGLDRLDALVNNAGAGYIGTLEQQSVDDVRTVMEVNFFGVLNATKAALPLLRASKGRLVTVTSVGGVVGQPFNEAYCAAKFAVEGFMESLAPVAATTGVAVSVVEPGAVATEFVSNVGGVDAALEQAGPYAPALAAYVSRTREAFAAAQSSQEVAERIAELLDADRPAFRLLTSDAARAFAGVKLADLDGSVVQALTGQWVTES from the coding sequence ATGAGCGGCAAGATCGTACTGATCACCGGCACTTCCTCGGGTATCGGCCTGGCCACCGCCGTCGCCGCCGCCCAGCGCGGCTGGCGGGTGATCGCCACCATGCGCGATACCGGCAAGGCGGGCGCTCTGCGGGATGCCGCCGCGCAGGCCGGCGTCTCCGTCGAAGTCCAGGCCCTCGACGTGACCGATCCAGCCTCCATCGCGACCTGCCTGTCCGGGCTCGACCGGCTCGACGCGCTGGTCAACAACGCGGGCGCGGGATATATCGGCACGCTCGAGCAGCAGAGCGTCGACGATGTGCGCACCGTCATGGAGGTCAACTTCTTCGGCGTGCTGAATGCCACCAAGGCGGCGCTGCCGCTGCTGCGGGCGAGCAAGGGCAGGCTGGTGACCGTCACCAGCGTCGGCGGTGTGGTCGGTCAGCCGTTCAACGAGGCGTACTGTGCCGCCAAGTTCGCCGTCGAGGGCTTCATGGAATCCCTTGCGCCCGTTGCCGCGACGACCGGTGTCGCGGTCAGCGTCGTCGAACCGGGCGCGGTGGCAACCGAATTCGTCAGCAATGTCGGCGGCGTCGACGCCGCGCTCGAGCAGGCGGGCCCGTACGCGCCCGCCCTCGCCGCCTACGTGTCGCGCACCCGCGAGGCCTTCGCCGCGGCCCAGAGCTCCCAAGAGGTGGCGGAGCGGATCGCCGAACTCCTCGACGCCGACCGTCCCGCCTTCCGCCTGCTCACCTCGGACGCCGCCCGTGCCTTCGCCGGTGTGAAGCTCGCCGATCTCGACGGCTCGGTCGTGCAGGCGCTCACCGGGCAGTGGGTCACCGAATCCTGA
- a CDS encoding SAM-dependent methyltransferase, protein MSENDRMPQPFSFGDFNSARVYDYLLGGKDNREIDRDLGDQMLCRAPELRTLAWFTRSFGLKAVEMAAEAGIRQFLDLGSGIPSSPNVHEVARKIEPSARVVYVDYDPVVHAHCDALLAKPEGITALLGDVRRPGDILDQLKNRNLIDLDEPVAITLISVLHYVMDDEHPAEIIAAFRDQIAPGSYLAITHGSLDSTPEILQVLASTHDTSAQVSFRSTAQTETFFAGFELLEPGVVPVQQWLRPDLPETRMVMLGGIGRKP, encoded by the coding sequence GTGTCGGAGAACGACCGAATGCCACAACCGTTCAGCTTCGGTGATTTCAACTCTGCCCGGGTGTACGACTACCTGTTGGGCGGAAAGGACAATCGTGAGATAGACCGTGATCTAGGCGATCAAATGCTCTGTCGCGCACCCGAACTCCGGACCTTGGCCTGGTTCACTCGATCCTTCGGGCTCAAAGCGGTCGAGATGGCAGCGGAGGCCGGTATCCGACAGTTCCTCGATCTCGGCTCGGGCATCCCGAGTTCGCCCAACGTGCACGAGGTGGCTCGGAAGATCGAGCCGTCGGCGCGGGTGGTCTATGTCGACTACGACCCGGTCGTGCACGCCCACTGTGACGCACTGCTGGCCAAACCAGAGGGCATCACCGCACTACTGGGCGACGTTCGCCGCCCCGGCGACATCCTCGATCAGCTGAAGAACCGCAACCTGATCGACCTCGACGAGCCGGTGGCCATCACGCTCATCAGCGTGCTGCATTACGTGATGGACGACGAACACCCCGCCGAGATCATCGCCGCCTTCCGCGATCAGATCGCACCGGGCAGTTACCTGGCGATCACCCATGGCTCCCTTGATTCCACCCCGGAGATACTCCAGGTGCTCGCCAGCACCCACGACACTTCGGCCCAGGTCTCCTTTCGGTCCACAGCACAGACGGAGACCTTCTTCGCCGGCTTCGAATTGCTCGAACCCGGTGTGGTGCCGGTGCAGCAGTGGCTTCGCCCCGACTTGCCGGAGACTCGAATGGTCATGCTCGGTGGCATCGGCCGCAAACCCTGA
- a CDS encoding ABC transporter ATP-binding protein, producing the protein MIEIRDLTLAYPGVIVLEVPELTVADATLTYLIGLNGTGKTTLLRCICGIIAPATGTVRVDDTLVRAHHTTPATLGMHLNYRAFDPRHTARRHLRWIARARGLPTDRVGEVLEIVDLVRVADRRLGHYSLGMLQRVGIAAALLSEPRTLLLDEPLNGLDIAGIRWIRELLRHLADTGTCVLVATHLLDEVERNADHIVILGNGRILTDQPFAQLMNTLGPGETGLEDAYLRIAGLPTDLAFGVAP; encoded by the coding sequence GTGATCGAAATCCGTGACCTCACCCTGGCTTACCCAGGCGTGATCGTCCTCGAAGTTCCCGAACTGACGGTGGCAGACGCGACACTCACCTACCTGATCGGTCTCAACGGCACCGGCAAAACCACGCTGCTGCGGTGTATCTGCGGCATCATCGCGCCTGCCACCGGCACAGTCCGGGTCGACGACACCCTCGTCCGAGCCCATCACACCACACCGGCAACTCTCGGAATGCACCTCAACTACCGAGCCTTCGACCCACGTCACACGGCACGCCGGCACCTGCGCTGGATCGCCCGCGCCCGTGGACTACCCACCGACCGGGTCGGCGAGGTCCTCGAGATCGTCGACCTCGTCCGGGTCGCCGATCGTCGGCTGGGGCACTATTCGCTCGGCATGCTCCAACGTGTCGGCATCGCCGCCGCATTGCTGTCCGAGCCTCGCACCCTGCTGCTCGACGAACCTCTCAACGGCCTCGACATCGCGGGCATCCGCTGGATCCGCGAACTGCTGCGCCACCTCGCCGATACCGGGACCTGTGTCCTGGTTGCCACCCACCTGCTCGATGAGGTCGAACGCAACGCCGACCACATCGTCATCCTCGGAAACGGACGCATTCTGACCGACCAGCCATTCGCACAACTCATGAACACCCTGGGTCCCGGCGAGACCGGCCTCGAAGACGCCTACCTGAGAATCGCCGGCCTGCCTACCGACCTCGCGTTCGGCGTGGCCCCATGA
- a CDS encoding esterase/lipase family protein, which produces MVGSRWRRLTAGVVLALLVGCAPEAAAVPFGKNPDGGVPPAGSDDWTCVPTAAHPEPVVLIHGTWDNQNAWDVLAPQLKSVGYCVFSLNYGRDTSSVLGAIPGVYATGDIRTSAREVGAFVDRVRAATGAAKVALVGHSQGALVARQFVRFDGGRDKVGTLITLVGTNHGSTQHGLVSANRVETPSSPELVAAPVVGEAAVQQLVGSEFLRTLNAAGDTDPGIDYTAIASRRDDASSPPEATFLRAGPGATVHNVMVQDLCPADAYDHAGLPRSPAVAYLVNRALDPDYQGIPC; this is translated from the coding sequence ATGGTTGGTTCGAGGTGGCGGCGGCTCACCGCCGGTGTCGTGCTTGCCCTGCTGGTCGGCTGCGCGCCCGAGGCGGCGGCCGTGCCGTTCGGCAAGAATCCGGATGGCGGCGTGCCGCCCGCCGGGTCCGACGACTGGACCTGCGTGCCGACGGCCGCGCATCCGGAGCCGGTGGTGCTGATCCACGGCACCTGGGATAACCAGAACGCCTGGGACGTACTCGCGCCTCAGCTGAAATCCGTTGGCTACTGCGTCTTTTCGCTGAACTACGGCCGCGACACGTCGAGCGTGCTCGGCGCGATCCCGGGCGTGTACGCGACAGGGGACATCCGGACATCCGCGCGGGAGGTCGGCGCCTTCGTCGACCGGGTGCGCGCCGCGACCGGCGCGGCGAAGGTCGCGCTCGTCGGCCATTCGCAGGGCGCGCTGGTCGCGCGGCAATTCGTCCGATTCGACGGTGGCCGCGACAAGGTCGGCACGCTCATCACGCTGGTGGGCACCAATCACGGCTCCACGCAGCATGGTCTGGTCAGCGCCAATCGGGTGGAGACCCCGTCGAGCCCCGAACTCGTTGCCGCGCCGGTGGTCGGCGAGGCCGCGGTGCAGCAGCTGGTCGGCAGCGAATTCCTGCGCACGCTCAACGCGGCGGGCGATACCGACCCGGGCATCGACTACACCGCGATCGCCAGCCGCCGCGACGATGCCTCCAGTCCGCCGGAGGCGACGTTCCTGCGGGCCGGGCCGGGTGCGACGGTGCACAACGTGATGGTGCAGGATCTCTGCCCCGCCGATGCCTACGACCACGCCGGACTGCCGAGGTCGCCTGCGGTCGCCTACCTCGTCAACCGGGCGCTCGACCCGGACTACCAGGGCATACCCTGCTGA
- the asnB gene encoding asparagine synthase (glutamine-hydrolyzing) codes for MCGFAGWVDWARDLRDQRHIVEEMTETLTPRGPDAGGVWSSATAVFGHRRLAIIDIDGGAQPMTFARAGVAECAMVFAGEIYNFTELRDELRRRGHQFRTRSDTEVLLHCYLEWGAECVTRLNGMFAFAIWDPDRETLLLARDRLGVKPLLYHAYDGGVIFGSEHKALLAHPLVRPEVDIEGFNELLCVIQTPGNAVFRNIASLPPGHIALVDRDGVRQRRYWGLTSRPHTDGPAETVATVRDLLADTVKRQLVADVSVGTLLSGGLDSSAVTALSARTLAGDGAPPVHSFAFDFVGNDVHFQPSVARPELDTPFARAAAAHIGTAHTEVMLDTPAVLDALPEVVRARDLPGFPDLVAAQYLLFREVRSAVTVALSGESADEVFGGYPWFHRPELRNTPGFPWAVAIDSYLPVLDRDLVARLRSHEYLADRYAQALTEVPRLPGEAPEAARTRELFYLTMTRWLPILLDSKDRTSMRNGLEARVPFCDHRLVEYVWNVPWELKTMDGRNKGLLRAAVADLLPAAVLDRRKTSFPIAQNPEFDSGVRTLLRDELADPNSPLIPIIDVTAVRKLLDTDLESGGFWRSTDTVAWLAHIACWLRTYRVELV; via the coding sequence ATGTGTGGATTCGCCGGTTGGGTCGACTGGGCGCGAGATCTGCGGGATCAGCGGCATATCGTCGAGGAGATGACCGAGACGCTGACGCCGCGCGGCCCGGACGCGGGCGGGGTTTGGTCAAGCGCCACAGCCGTTTTCGGGCATCGCAGGCTCGCGATCATCGATATCGACGGCGGCGCGCAGCCGATGACCTTCGCGCGGGCGGGCGTCGCGGAGTGCGCGATGGTCTTCGCCGGGGAGATCTATAACTTCACCGAGCTGCGCGACGAATTGCGCAGGCGCGGACATCAATTCCGCACTCGCTCGGATACCGAGGTGCTGCTGCACTGCTACCTCGAATGGGGCGCCGAATGCGTGACGCGATTGAACGGCATGTTCGCCTTCGCCATCTGGGATCCGGATCGGGAGACCCTGCTGCTGGCCCGCGATCGCCTCGGCGTCAAACCGCTGCTCTACCACGCGTACGACGGCGGGGTGATCTTCGGCTCCGAGCACAAGGCGCTGCTGGCGCATCCGCTGGTGCGTCCCGAGGTGGATATCGAGGGCTTCAACGAATTGCTCTGTGTCATACAGACTCCCGGCAACGCGGTGTTCCGGAATATCGCGTCGCTGCCGCCGGGGCATATCGCGCTGGTCGACCGCGATGGCGTGCGCCAGCGCCGCTACTGGGGGCTCACCTCGCGCCCGCACACCGACGGCCCGGCCGAAACCGTCGCCACCGTGCGGGATCTGCTCGCCGACACGGTGAAACGGCAACTGGTCGCCGATGTTTCGGTCGGCACGCTGCTCTCCGGTGGGCTCGACTCCAGCGCGGTGACCGCGCTCTCGGCACGTACGCTCGCGGGCGACGGCGCCCCGCCGGTGCACAGCTTCGCCTTCGACTTCGTCGGCAACGACGTGCATTTCCAGCCGAGCGTGGCCAGACCCGAGCTGGACACGCCGTTCGCCAGGGCCGCTGCGGCACATATCGGCACCGCGCACACCGAGGTGATGCTGGATACCCCGGCGGTGCTCGACGCGCTGCCGGAGGTCGTGCGCGCCCGCGACCTGCCCGGCTTCCCCGATCTCGTCGCCGCACAGTACCTGCTCTTCCGCGAGGTGAGATCGGCTGTGACGGTGGCCCTTTCAGGTGAATCGGCGGATGAGGTGTTCGGCGGATACCCGTGGTTCCACCGGCCGGAGCTGCGTAACACGCCGGGCTTTCCATGGGCGGTGGCCATCGACTCGTATCTGCCGGTGCTCGACCGGGATCTGGTGGCGCGCCTGCGCTCCCACGAATACCTCGCGGACCGCTATGCCCAGGCGCTCACCGAGGTGCCCCGGCTGCCCGGCGAGGCGCCGGAGGCGGCGCGGACCCGGGAGTTGTTCTACCTCACCATGACTCGCTGGCTACCGATCCTGCTGGACAGCAAGGATCGCACCAGCATGCGCAACGGGCTGGAGGCGCGGGTGCCCTTCTGCGACCACCGGCTGGTCGAATACGTCTGGAATGTGCCGTGGGAGTTGAAGACCATGGACGGCAGGAACAAGGGACTGCTGCGGGCCGCGGTCGCCGATCTACTGCCCGCGGCGGTGCTCGACCGGCGCAAAACCTCGTTCCCGATCGCGCAGAACCCGGAATTCGACAGCGGGGTGCGCACACTGCTGCGCGATGAGCTCGCGGACCCGAATTCGCCGCTGATTCCGATCATCGATGTCACCGCGGTACGCAAACTGCTGGACACCGATCTCGAATCCGGCGGGTTCTGGCGCTCTACCGATACCGTCGCCTGGCTGGCGCATATCGCGTGCTGGCTGCGCACCTACCGCGTCGAACTGGTCTGA
- a CDS encoding DUF4189 domain-containing protein, whose amino-acid sequence MSYPPQDPNDPRYQSGPHYQPGPYQPPPNPPYGYGPGQPPPGSGGGRTALIIVAAVVGVLIVGTAVTLGVLLATRHDSTDAQGTDTASATTASSARPTTSYSLPPLPTTTVPAPPPPTTQSTFWIAATYNPATNKIAWARSSVSSDDATARALSQCGDCQNPTWAREGCVAVVFGQNNGWAANWGPTAAEAENNAIGTAQKTYGVSGPFNRWSKCARE is encoded by the coding sequence ATGAGCTATCCGCCGCAGGATCCCAACGATCCGCGATACCAGAGCGGTCCGCATTATCAGCCGGGTCCGTACCAGCCGCCGCCGAATCCGCCGTACGGCTACGGTCCCGGGCAGCCACCGCCCGGATCCGGTGGCGGCAGAACCGCTTTGATCATCGTCGCGGCCGTCGTCGGCGTGCTGATCGTCGGTACGGCGGTGACGCTCGGGGTGCTGCTCGCCACCCGGCACGACAGCACCGACGCGCAGGGTACCGATACCGCGAGCGCGACAACCGCGTCGTCGGCGAGACCGACCACCTCGTATTCGTTGCCGCCGCTGCCGACGACCACCGTTCCCGCGCCGCCACCGCCCACGACGCAGAGCACATTCTGGATCGCCGCCACCTACAACCCGGCGACCAACAAGATCGCCTGGGCACGCAGTTCCGTCAGCAGCGACGACGCCACCGCGCGGGCGCTCAGCCAGTGCGGCGACTGCCAGAACCCCACCTGGGCCAGGGAGGGTTGTGTCGCAGTGGTTTTCGGCCAGAACAACGGCTGGGCCGCCAACTGGGGCCCCACTGCGGCGGAGGCCGAGAACAATGCCATCGGCACCGCACAGAAAACCTATGGCGTCTCCGGCCCGTTCAACCGCTGGTCCAAGTGCGCCAGGGAATGA
- a CDS encoding Dps family protein, with product MSTLDSSVGYRASTTLAGHLQRILVDLIALQLNAKQAHWNVVGHNFRDLHLQLDEIVDIARTAGDTIAERMRALDAVPDGRPAIVAGSDQPVLAPGEQDTSATVHAMTEQLRKLAAVVREVHDEVDAEDPSTSDLLHTIITEIEQQAWMMSAENRGA from the coding sequence ATGTCCACCCTCGACTCCTCCGTCGGTTATCGCGCGTCCACCACTCTCGCCGGGCATCTGCAGCGGATTCTGGTCGATCTGATCGCATTACAGCTCAATGCCAAACAGGCGCACTGGAATGTGGTCGGCCACAACTTCCGGGATCTGCACCTGCAACTCGACGAGATCGTCGACATCGCCCGCACGGCCGGTGACACCATCGCCGAGCGAATGCGGGCGCTGGACGCGGTGCCCGACGGCCGTCCCGCGATCGTCGCGGGCAGCGACCAGCCCGTGCTCGCCCCGGGCGAACAGGACACCTCGGCGACCGTGCACGCGATGACCGAGCAGCTGCGCAAGCTGGCCGCGGTGGTGCGCGAGGTGCACGACGAGGTCGACGCCGAGGATCCATCCACCTCCGATCTGCTGCACACCATCATCACCGAGATCGAACAGCAGGCATGGATGATGAGCGCGGAAAACCGTGGGGCATAG
- a CDS encoding MerR family transcriptional regulator, whose protein sequence is MTIGEVSELLGVAPSTLRWWERQGLIAPAQRRSGRRLYSRAEIRTLAIIRIWQASGQLSLDDIAVMLAGRDGSLHWHDVVRAKIADCEAQMERLAAAKRYLEFALPCHRDNPVADCPCLAEEVDKYLVERQTSSTR, encoded by the coding sequence ATGACGATTGGTGAAGTGTCGGAGCTGCTCGGGGTCGCCCCGTCGACGCTGCGCTGGTGGGAACGACAGGGCCTGATCGCACCGGCGCAGCGCCGATCGGGACGGCGGCTCTACTCCCGCGCCGAGATTCGCACGCTGGCGATAATCCGGATCTGGCAGGCCAGCGGGCAGTTGAGCCTGGACGATATCGCGGTGATGCTCGCGGGCCGGGATGGCTCGCTGCACTGGCACGATGTGGTGCGGGCCAAGATCGCCGACTGCGAGGCGCAGATGGAGCGTCTCGCGGCGGCCAAGCGATATCTGGAGTTCGCGCTGCCGTGCCACCGGGACAATCCGGTGGCCGACTGTCCTTGTCTCGCCGAGGAAGTCGACAAATACCTCGTCGAGCGTCAGACCAGTTCGACGCGGTAG